A stretch of the Vitis riparia cultivar Riparia Gloire de Montpellier isolate 1030 chromosome 13, EGFV_Vit.rip_1.0, whole genome shotgun sequence genome encodes the following:
- the LOC117928831 gene encoding uncharacterized protein At2g29880, producing MDHHDFQAQKREMKHKGRNVVWSMAMDKCLIEALVIQAKNGNKIDKCFNENAYTAACIAVNSRFNLNLNNQKVVNRLKTIKKRYKIMRDMLTQNGFTWNPNTKMIECDNDDLWKRYIAAHPDARGFRGKQIDMYDELKIVCGNYQAPSRWARMTDGSQPTAIKNCEDDSASYLSPSSEDLSETDGTESYTGQQEYAQMPDGSGDPPLIQPLSQIPKRARGSEAIQDAMLAVATSIRRLADALERRKNSVDSSELLQAVMEIDGLEEARQMYAFEYLNADPIKARAFMTYNVRMRKIFLFRQFWWWK from the exons ATGGATCATCATGACTTTCAAGCACAGAAAAGGGAGATGAAGCATAAAGGAAGGAACGTCGTATGGTCCATGGCAATGGACAAGTGTTTAATTGAGGCCCTTGTCATTCAGGCTAAAAATGGGAACAAGATCGACAAGTGCTTTAATGAAAATGCATACACTGCTGCTTGCATTGCTGTCAACTCTCGTTTCAACTTGAATTTAAATAATCAGAAAGTTGTTAATCGTCTTAAGACGATCAAGAAAAGGTACAAGATAATGAGAGATATGCTAACTCAAAATGGCTTCACGTGGAACCCAAATACCAAGATGATTGAGTGTGACAATGATGATCTTTGGAAGAGATATATTGCG GCACACCCTGATGCAAGGGGATTTCGGGGAAAGCAGATTGATATGTATGATGAGCTAAAAATTGTCTGTGGAAATTATCAAGCCCCTAGTCGGTGGGCGAGGATGACAGATGGAAGCCAGCCAACTGCAATTAAGAATTGCGAAGATGATTCCGCTTCATACCTTTCACCAAGTTCAGAAGACCTAAGTGAGACAGACGGGACAGAATCATATACTGGACAGCAAGAGTATGCACAGATGCCTGATGGTAGTGGAGATCCTCCTTTAATACAGCCTTTGTCCCAAATTCCAAAACGGGCCCGTGGCTCAGAGGCAATTCAGGATGCAATGCTGGCAGTGGCAACAAGCATCCGACGATTAGCGGATGCTCTAGAGCGGAGAAAAAACTCAGTTGATTCCTCTGAACTTTTACAAGCTGTGATGGAAATCGATGGCTTGGAAGAGGCTAGGCAGATGTATGCCTTTGAGTATCTGAATGCTGACCCCATCAAAGCCAGAGCCTTCATGACATACAATGTTCGGATGAGGAAGATATTTTTGTTCAGGCAGTTCTGGTGGTGGAAGTAG